A window of the Melospiza melodia melodia isolate bMelMel2 chromosome 25, bMelMel2.pri, whole genome shotgun sequence genome harbors these coding sequences:
- the LOC134429063 gene encoding uncharacterized protein LOC134429063: MENWPLHSACTSDGDDSDVFALAAALVLWVTVQVPECKKAMIPYSEQLFVALLFHIVITTQQMPPEEVDTFWRACQEEHRLPIKLNRFAVQAMKVLLYMLQCDHVVMSMERKEMRYDLTPLCSHVAHCLLLLLSSEKPRWDLPLLAFLVEIMSSCLQMECREWRRLALRGLVVLSKDPSMASRMCSLSPSLLELLGDADGEVVSMSIHVFTNVLQADILVSSTTAPKLAEALLLLFDHDNSYVQVLSLQLFFRVMDLVVDEGKKPLAKILSQSLLPLFFHCHDENQCVAKASWETLLRVARFLKRRKLKQLVKKGQLSEFTEVLLAEDRSRAAEHLRRALRFLDSPQEPLRAAAVRIMGMAGMVTMGWKEELQLLNEALQGLRRDDSPSQMNIVVQRRIVERSAELRFSGGSEEPLLLKVLKTPWKRRSP; the protein is encoded by the exons GCAGCTCTGGTGCTCTGGGTGACTGTCCAGGTGCCTGAGTGCAAAAAGGCCATGATCCCTTATTCTGAGCAACTGTTTGTGGCACTGCTCTTCCATATTGTCATCACTACACAGCAGATGCCACCAGAGGAAGTTGATACCTTCTGGAGAGCATGCCAGGAGGAACACCGCCTTCCCATCAAGCTTAACAg gtttgcagtgcaggccaTGAAGGTTCTGCTCTACATGCTGCAGTGTGACCACGTGGTGATGTCTATGGAGCGcaa ggagatgcgttATGACTTGACCCCACTGTGTTCCCATGTGGCACAttgccttctcctgctgctcagcagtgaaAAGCCAAGGTGGGATCTGCCCttgctggcattccttgtggag ATCATGTCAAGTTGCCTGCAGATGGAGTGCAGGGAgtggcgtcgcctggcgctcagaggcctcgTGGTGCTCAGCAAGGATCCctcgatg gccagcAGAATGTGCAGTCTGTCTCCGAGccttctggagctgctgggtgatgCCGATGGAGAGGTGGTCAGCATGTCCATTCATGTGTTCACAAATGTGCTCCAGGCAGACATCCTGGTATCCAGCACCACTGCCCCAAAACTGGctgaggcactgctgctgctctttgaccat gaCAACAGCTATGTGCAAGTGCTCTCCCTTCAGCTCTTCTTCAGGGTGATGGACTTGGTAGTGGATGAGGGAAAAAAGCCCCTTGCAAAGATTTTGAGCCAAAGCCtccttccactcttcttccactgccatgatgagaaccAGTGTGTGGCAAAG GCCTCTTGGGAAACGCTGCTTCGTGTGGCAaggttcctgaagaggaggaagCTCAAGCAGCTGGTGAAGAAGGGGCAGCTGTCAGAGTTCACCGAggtcctg ctggcagaggacaggagccgagcggccgagcacctgcgccgggcgcTGCGCTTCCTGGatagcccacaggagcccctgcgagcgGCGGCCGTCAGgatcatgg gcatggccgggatGGTCACGATGGGCTGGAAAGAAGAGCTCCAGCTCCTCAATGAGG CCCTTCAAGGCCTGAGAAGAGATGACAGCCCTTCCCAAATGAACATAGTTGTTCAACGGAGAATCGTTGAGAGATCTGCAGAACTACGTTTCTCTGGTGGCTCAGAAGAACCATTGCTCCTAAAAGTCCTAAAAACACCATGGAAGAGGAGATCACCTTGA